One window of Acidobacteriaceae bacterium genomic DNA carries:
- the argJ gene encoding bifunctional glutamate N-acetyltransferase/amino-acid acetyltransferase ArgJ gives MSNGSPEQSLPVGFRWSAVTAGIKASGKPDVALAVCDGGANAAAMFTSNQVVAAPVVVGQRHLIASANRVTAVLVNAGNANCATGQPGIDACKQSCVAVAEQFHCVFDEVFPSSTGIIGVPLPVEKLVAAVPAAGAALGDTEQHAEAFANAILTTDTKVKIARASFEIGGRTVSLFGCCKGAGMIGPQVVPHATMLVYLFTDIAANPEHLRAMLTKAVDASFNCISVDGDMSTNDTVLLLASGKSEVAAEGEAVRMFEAALQQVCDSLAHKIVDDGEGVTHVVTLEITGAEGDPDARDIARSIANSPLCKTAWSSADPNWGRLLAAAGKAGVRFDPSDVTITIGGRPVFAEGVRDPRYDEAATHAAMQAREYTIAMDFGRGNGRARFVTCDLTHEYVSINADYSS, from the coding sequence GTGAGCAACGGTTCCCCTGAGCAATCTCTTCCTGTTGGTTTCCGCTGGTCTGCTGTGACGGCCGGCATCAAGGCTTCGGGCAAGCCTGACGTTGCGCTCGCCGTGTGCGATGGCGGCGCGAATGCGGCTGCGATGTTTACGAGCAATCAGGTCGTCGCCGCGCCGGTGGTCGTCGGGCAGCGTCACCTCATTGCTTCGGCCAATCGCGTGACCGCCGTACTGGTGAATGCGGGCAATGCGAACTGCGCGACGGGGCAGCCGGGCATCGATGCATGCAAACAGAGCTGTGTCGCAGTGGCCGAGCAGTTTCATTGCGTGTTCGACGAGGTGTTCCCGTCTTCGACAGGAATCATTGGCGTTCCCCTTCCGGTTGAGAAACTCGTCGCGGCCGTTCCCGCGGCTGGGGCGGCGCTGGGCGACACGGAGCAGCATGCGGAGGCGTTTGCGAATGCGATCCTGACGACGGATACCAAGGTGAAGATTGCCCGCGCGAGCTTCGAGATCGGCGGGCGGACGGTCTCGCTCTTTGGCTGCTGCAAAGGCGCGGGGATGATCGGGCCGCAGGTGGTACCGCACGCGACGATGCTGGTCTACCTGTTCACGGATATCGCGGCGAACCCCGAGCACCTGCGGGCGATGCTGACGAAGGCAGTCGATGCAAGCTTCAACTGCATCTCGGTGGACGGCGATATGTCCACCAACGACACCGTACTGCTGCTGGCTAGTGGGAAGAGCGAGGTTGCGGCGGAGGGCGAGGCGGTGCGCATGTTTGAAGCGGCGCTGCAGCAGGTGTGCGACTCGCTGGCGCACAAGATTGTGGACGATGGCGAGGGTGTCACCCACGTTGTGACGCTGGAGATCACAGGCGCAGAGGGCGATCCCGATGCCCGGGACATCGCGCGATCCATTGCGAACTCGCCGCTGTGCAAGACGGCGTGGTCGTCGGCGGACCCGAACTGGGGACGGCTGCTGGCAGCGGCCGGCAAGGCAGGGGTCAGGTTCGATCCGTCAGACGTGACGATTACCATCGGCGGACGGCCCGTGTTCGCCGAGGGCGTGCGCGACCCGCGCTATGACGAGGCGGCCACACATGCGGCGATGCAGGCCCGGGAGTACACGATTGCGATGGACTTCGGCCGCGGGAACGGCCGGGCGCGGTTCGTGACCTGCGACCTGACCCACGAATATGTTTCGATAAACGCCGACTATTCCAGCTAA